The following is a genomic window from Episyrphus balteatus chromosome 1, idEpiBalt1.1, whole genome shotgun sequence.
tcacatagttttttttttgttgtcaaaaatccaataaaagGGTATAAATTATAtagttttaagttaaaataaaataaatcttaaattaaaaaaataaaaaaattaattttaaatttttttagtttacgATGAATCTCCACGCGAAGTGATGAATGTAATAAGCAGCATTAGTCAAATATTAAATGGTTTATCTGATCCACTTTATGattcaaaaatcataaaaacaccATCATACACTCGTAAAGAGTTTCCCGATAATTggatttttgacaattttaagatgtaaatacttttttttttcaaacattttcatttttggttTGATACTAATATCcagtttgaataaaatttgttttttggtttataaacTACATGCACCCATGGGAATAAAAAATAACGCAAGCTTTATgtttacttttggtatatttaatcataGTATAGTTGAAATAACCAgaaaatagttaaatatacctgaaacaaagttaaatataccaaaagtaaagtTATTCTTATGTTATTTTCGCTCTCTGTGTCAATGAGAATTTatgacatttttataaaaacaaaaatgttacaaaatattcaaggtttttacttttttggcacATAAAAATATGCATGTAAGTCATTGAAATTGAACAGAACAACGGGTTATTTTAATGTGTGcactaatttcaaaattttctaaaaaatatttttatacaaaactcatgataaaaccaataaattttgtttcgttttttgtagggttaccaaaaaaacaacaactgtaGTCAATATGACAATCGACGGTAGTAAACTTTAACAGTGAAATTGTCATATTGACTACAAAAATAGTCAATTTTGGAATTCGAAATATGGTTTTCATATTGAATACCACATTGGTCAATATTACAACAATTGACtatcgaaaattttaatattgacTTTCGCGGTTAATGTCTAAAATTATGCATTGATTAGTacacttaaaattattttaaaagcagCGATTCTTCAGGGTGGCTGTTTAGTTAAAATTAGCAACTTCATCTTTACTTTGcaatttacaattttataaTATGATGATATTagagaaaaatcaattgataaaTCGTCTTTAAGGTTTaagaatcataaaaataaaaacaaaataattagtttttgaaacatttgaTGGTTTGAAAACATGAATCGTTTTCAGAtcgataaatatttttgaaaaacaataaactgttttaagatcattaaatttttaaatgaacgaTTAATCATTTGTAAATTgttaaattgtttgaaaaaacgTTAAATCATGTTTAGAACGATAGATCGTTTAAGGAGCgttaaatagttttgaaaaaccaTAAATACACTTTAGAAGATTTAAtcatttaagaattaatttaaCGTTCTTAGAAAATACGAAACCATAAGAGACAGATAGATCGTTAAGTCGTTTTAGGCATCGTTTTAAAATCGATAAGTTGTATTTATAACTTaaaatcgttttacaaaattaaatcatttgaaGAACGATAAATCGTTTTTAGATCGTTTGTTCCTTACATGAgttgatattttcaaaacgatttcATGATGAAGAAACGATTTATTGGTATCtaataaatcgttttttttgtaaagaactAACAATCTTTTATAGAACgttaaaatgttttgagaacgatgattgaaaaatatttgaatttgctTCAAATTGCTTTAGGAACTATTAATAAGTTTTACAAAGTTAAATcattaaaagaattatttttaacgtTTTTAAAGCGTTAAATCGTTTTAAAAACCATTGTATTAAGAACCATGCATCATTTAGTTATTTTAAGGaagataaaaagtttaaaaaccgATAAATTGTCTGAAGaactttaaatcaattttaggAAGTTAATTCATTTTAAGAACGATAAatcgttttttattatttatttttattattttattcattaacatAACATAATTTAAAGAACGATAAAtgctaaaaagttttttagaacCATAAAACTTGTTTAGAACgatgaatttattgtttttagaacgaaaaatcgtttttaatcGATAAATCGTTTTTAGAACGAGAAATCGTTTTTATAACGAGAAATCGTTTTTAATCGATTGTTTTTAATCAATCGTTTCCAGAacgaaaaatcgtttttaataGATAAATCGTTTTTAGAACGAGAAATCGTTTTTAATCGATTGTAATCAATTGTTTTTAGAacgaaaaatcgtttttaatcGATAATTCGTATTTAGAacgaaaaatcgtttttaatcgattgtttttaatcaattttttttttttttaacaaaaagacttttttaaatCGATAAATCGTAAAGTATAAATAGGTTTTAGAATGATAAAAtgttcataattatttttttaagttgaatctagttcaaagaaaattaatttcaattctaAAAGAAAATGATGTCAAAACATCTCTCTTCGTTTCGCAGCTAGATATGGTCCCGGTGGAGGCGCAGGAGGGGGTCTGAAAAGAGTTCGCaatatttttctcgaaacatgGATTTGggattttatagaaaattattagaaatttcttgcaaaaaaaaaaaccattaaaaagcacttccttttttgttcatattattcacaACATTCTAGATCCTTGGCAGTAGTagaatataagaaaataataatcacaaaataaaaaataaaactggtataATATACTTTCTAATAAGTTTCAGCACTCATCGCACTTTGGGTTGCTGTTTTAGAATATTctaaaactaacaaaaatttGGATTTAATTGTATGTATCTATATGTATAAATTATTGCATCTCACTAACTGATAAAGCCTTTTTACTTACTAACTCACATAAgcatgaacttttttttggggTTTCCTATGCTAATAACTACAACTTTTCATTTAACtccaaaaatgttccaaaatcACTTTCTAATGTACCAATTTTTTCGTATGAAACAGTACTGACGGAAATGGCATTACTTTGAGCAAAAAAGTTCCCGATACTATTACATCCTGGGTTCTAACTGGATTCTCATTGAATCCTGAAACTGGTTTAGCTATTACCGATGAAGCAACAAAAATGAAAGTCTTCCAACCTTTCTTCATTTCCACCAATCTTCCATATTCAGTTAAAAGGGGTAAGTCAGAAATGTCAGAAATCTGTCAAAAACGCCTCTAAAACCCTAACTTTTTGTGACTTTAGGTGAAGTTATTGCAATTCCTGTTGTAATTTTCAACTATTTGGACAAAAATCTTGACGCTGAAATAACTATGGACAATTCCGATCATGAATACTCATTTGCTGAAGCTACCAATGAAGTTACCGAATCTGCTAGTGACGATGTTAAACGTACCAAGACTCTTTCCGTTCCATCAAATAGCGGACAAAGTGTATCATTTATGATTCGTACCAACAAAGTTGGACCATTAAGTTTGAAAATTAGTGCAATTTCTCCAATTGCTGGCGATGCTATTCAACAAACTCTTAAAGTTGAACCTGAAGGTGTTACTAAATACGTTAACAAAGCTGTTTTTATGAATTTGGGTGATGAAAAAGAGAAATCAGCTAAGGTTGATGTTGATATTCCTGAAAATGCTGTTGAAGATTCGGAATATGTTGAACTTTCGGTTGTTGGAGATTTGCTAGGACCAACTATTAAAAATTTGGACAAATTAATTCGTATGCCATATGGATGTGGTGAACAGAATATGGTTAATTTTGTACCAAATATTTTAGTACTTAAATATTTGACAGtaagttttaaagaaatatttctatGATTTTTTGGTTGAGAAGGTtactttttcactattttttttcttaggctACTAAACAACTTACTCCAGCAGTTGAAGAAAAGGCTAAGAAATTCTTAGAAATCGGTTATCAACGTGAATTACAATACAAACATGACGATGGTTCTTACAGTGCCTTTGGCAAATCGGACAAAAGTGGTAGCACTTGGTTGACAGCCTATGTTGTCAAATCTTTCCATCAAGCTATTCCATTCACTGATATTGATCCTAAAATTATCGAAGCTGGTTTGAAATTCTTGGCTGATAATCAGTTGCCAAGTGGTGAATTCCCAGAAGTTGGCAAGGTTATTGATAGTTCTCACAGTGGTGGATCAATTGGTCTAAGTGCTTATGTTTTATTGGCTTTCTTGGAAAATGTTGAATCAGCTGATCAGTATAAGGATGTTATTGAAAAGGGTTCGTCATTTTTGGAGAAGGAATTGGCTTCGTCGGATGATCAATATTCATTGTCAATTGCTGCTCAAGCTTTCTTGTTGGGCAAACGCCCAGAATCTGCTAAGAAGGTTTTGGCTAAGCTTGATAGTTTGGCTAAGAATgatggtaagtttttttttactccatTTCATCAAGTTTCGATTTTATCAaggtttttgtgttttaaggtGATCGTAAATGGTGGTCAAAGACTGTTGTTTCTGACAAATCTTGGTATGGACCACGTTCGGTAGATGCTGAAATGACTTCTTATGTTCTATTGGCAAAGCTTAAGGAAGGAAATGCTGAGGAAGTCTTGCCAATTGTTAGATGGTTGATATCACAGCGTAATAGTAATGGAGGATTTGCATCTACACAAGATACTGTTATTGGACTTGAAGCTTTGACTAAATTTGCTGAAAAGAGCGGTTCTGGTACTGGAAAAATGACAATTGCTTACGATGCTGGAGAAAAAAATACTGGAGAAATCGCTGTTAATCCTGAGAATTCATTGATTTTACAAACACATGTGGTACGTAAAGACAACCTTGTGGTATCCCATAAAGTTTTTAACGTTTATCTCTTTATTAAAGCTACCAAAAACGGTTAAAGAAGTCGCTTTGAATGCTAAGGGTACTGGTTCATGTTTGGCTCAAGTATCATACCGTTACAATATTGCTGACAAAGATAACCAACCTCGTTTTGGAGTAATGCCAGTTGTAAAGAGTTCAGAAAATGATCAAATGGTTTTGGTTGTATGTACTGATTTTAAGCCTTTGGATGGTGAAAAAGAGTCTAACATGGCTGTGATGGAAGTTTCATTGCCATCAGGTTATACAGCTAATACTGATAGTTTTGATAAGATCAAGGAAGTTGAAGGAGTTAAGGtaagaaatatacatttttcaaaagctttCTTAGAAATTCTAACTAATTTGTTCTAAATTTTTAGCGTGTTGATTCCAAGAACTCTGATTCAGCTTTAGATATTTATTTCGACAAAGTAACACCTGAACAAACTTGTGTTTCAATTGATGCCATTAAATCACATGCTGTTGCTAAACAAAAGCCTGCACCAGTTAGTGTTTATGATTATTATGATAACAATAAGCGTAACACTGAGTATTATGAAGTTGCATCATCATTGTGTGATATTTGCCAAGGCGATGACTGTGGAGCTGGCTGTGCGAAAAAGAATTAGGATACAAAAATTATTcctaaaaaaacctaaaaacatCTTTATTAAgttgtaaaattttacaaaaataaattcttttgtgCCTAAGATTAATTATTTTGAGGTTaggtttaaaatattaaacttttttgtaatttgatcttaattattttttttatactacctTACCTATTATGTAACGGATActtaaaattttacataaacgaaataagaatataaataaaaaacgaaacaaaaatgaattggttggtttttttttactgaaggATTTGGAAATTTCGAAACCATTACTTAAAAGTTAATGAAAATTCATGAAATGAGACTTtagtactttttttattttggtagaCAGCACTGGTGTAAAAagcctttagaaaaaaaaagttgctaaATGTGAAAAAgcattaggacttcacgaagtagAAAGTTCGACTTCGTTGACTTAAAATTCTTCATTGAAGATCCGACGTTATGACATAAAAAATCTTCATAATGAATTATGACTTCAAAAAGAAGAAAGTACGACTTCgtgaaattaaaattctttattgAAGATGCGACGTTGTGAAATAAAAAGACTTCAAAACGGATGAGGACTtcagtcttcataatgaatgaggacttcaaaAAGAGAAAGTGCGACTTCATGAAGTTAAAattcttcattgaagatgcaACGTCATGAAATAAAAAGCCTTCATTATATATGTTAGAGGACTTCACGAAGAAGAAAGTGCGACTTCGTGGAATTAAAattcttcattgaagatgcgactttatgaaaaaagaagTCTTTATaatgaatgaggacttcacgaagaaGAAAGTGCGACTTCGTGGAATTAAAattcttcattgaagatgcgactttatgaaaaaagaagTCTTTATaatgaatgaggacttcacgaagaaGAAAGTGCGACTTCGTGgaattaaaattctttattgAAGATGCGACGTTGTGAAATAAAAAGACTTCAaaacgaatgaggacttcagtcttcataatgaatgaggacttcaaaAAGAGAAAGTGCGACTTCATGAAGTTAAAattcttcattgaagatgcaACGTCATGAAataaaaagccttcatgataTATGTTAGAGGACTTCACGAAGAAGAAAGTGCGACTTCGTGGAATTAAAattcttcattgaagatgcgaggttatgaaataaaaagtcttcataacgaataagGACTTCAAAAAGAAGAAAGTGCGACTTCGtgatgttaaaatttttcattgaagatgcgactttatgaaaaaagaagTCTTTATAATtaatgaggacttcacgaagaaGAAAGTGCGACTTCGTgaaattaaaattcttcattgaagatgcgaggttatgaaataaaaagtcttcataacgaataagGACTTCAAAAAGAAGAAAGTGCGACTTCGtgatgttaaaatttttcattgaagatgcgactttatgaaaaaagaagTCTTTATAATtaatgaggacttcacgaagaaGAAAGTGCGACTTCGTGGAATTAAAattcttcattgaagatgcgactttatgaaaaaagaagTCTTTATaatgaatgaggacttcacgaagaaGAAAGTGCGACTTCGTGGAATTAAAattcttcattgaagatgcgactttatgaaaaaagaagTCTTTATAATGAATAATGACTTCAAAAAGAAGAAAGTACGACTTCgtgaaattaaaattctttattgAAGATGCGAAGTTATGAAATAATAAATCTTCAtaacgaatgaggacttcaaaaaagagaaagtgcgacttcatgaagttaaaattcttcattgaagatgcaACGTCATGAAataaaaagccttcatgataTATGTTAGAGGACTTCACGAAGAAGAAAGTGCGACTTCGTGGAATTAAAattcttcattgaagatgcgaggttatgaaataaaaagtcttcataacgaataagGACTTCAAAAAGAAGAAAGTGCGACCTCGTGAAGTTAAAattcttcattgaagatgcgatGTTATGACATACAAAATCTTCATGATGAATGATGACTTCAAAAAGAAGAAAGTACGACTTCgtgaaattaaaattctttattgAAGATGCGACGTtgtgaaataaaaagtcttcattatgaatgaggacttcaaaaaaagaaacttcGACCTCGTGAACTTAAAattcttcattgaagatgcgaggttatgaaataaaaagtcttcataacgaataagGACTTCAAAAAGAAGAAAGTGCGACTTCGtgatgttaaaatttttcattgaagatgcgactttatgaaaaaagaagTCTTTATAATTAAAGAGGACTTCACGAAGAAGAAAGTGCGACTTCGTGGAATTAAAattcttcattgaagatgcgactttatgaaaaaagaagTCTTTATAATtaatgaggacttcacgaagaaGAAAGTACGACTTCGTGgaattaaaattctttattgAAGATGCGACGTTGTGAAATAAAAAGACTTCAaaacgaatgaggacttcagtcttcataatgaattaggacttcaaaaGAAGAAAGTGCGACTTCGTGGAATTAAAattcttcattgaagatgcgactttatgaaaaaagaagTCTTTATAatgaatgaggacttcaaaAAGAAGAAAGTGCGGCTTCGTgaaattaaaattcttcattAGATAtgcgactttatgaaaaaagaagTCTTTATaatgaatgaggacttcacgaagaaGAAAGTGCGGCTTCGTAGAATTAAAattcttcattgaagatgcgactttatgaaaaaagaactctttataatgaataatgacttcaaaaagaagaaagtacgatttcgtgaaattaaaattctttattgAAGATGCGAAGTTATGAAATAATAAATCTTCAtaacgaatgaggacttcaaaaaaaaagaaacttcgaCCTCGTGAAGTTAAAattcttcattgaagatgcgatGTTATGACATACAAAATCTTCATGATGAATGATGACTTCAAAAAGAAGAAAGTACGACTTCgtgaaattaaaattctttattgAAGATGCGACGTtgtgaaataaaaagtcttcattatgaatgaggacttcaaaaaaagaaacttcGACCTCGTGAACTTAAAattcttcattgaagatgcgaggttatgaaataaaaagtcttcataatgaatgaggacttcaaaaagaaaaagttcGACTCCGTAAAGTTAAAattcttcattgaagatgcgaatttatgaaattgaagtcttcataatgaatgatgacttaaaaagaagaaaaaatcctTCATAgcgaatgaggacttcaaaaAGAAGAAAGAGTGACTTCGTGAAGTTACATAAAATTCTTCATTGAAGAGGGAACGCTATAAAATataaagtcttcataacgaatgaggacttcaaaaAGAAGAAAGTGCGACTTCGtgatgttaaaatttttcattgaagatgcgactttatgaaaaaagaagTCTTTATAATTAAAGAGGACTTCACGAAGAAGAAAGTGCGACTTCGTGGAATTAAAattcttcattgaagatgcgactttatgaaaaaagaagTCTTTATAATtaatgaggacttcacgaagaaGAAAGTACGACTTCGTGgaattaaaattctttattgAAGATGCGACGTTGTGAAATAAAAAGACTTCAaaacgaatgaggacttcagtcttcataatgaattaggacttcaaaaGAAGAAAGTGCGACTTCGTGGAATTAAAattcttcattgaagatgcgactttatgaaaaaagaagTCTTTATAatgaatgaggacttcaaaAAGAAGAAAGTGCGGCTTCGTgaaattaaaattcttcattAGATAtgcgactttatgaaaaaagaagTCTTTATaatgaatgaggacttcacgaagaaGAAAGTGCGGCTTCGTAGAATTAAAattcttcattgaagatgcgactttatgaaaaaagaactctttataatgaataatgacttcaaaaagaagaaagtacgatttcgtgaaattaaaattctttattgAAGATGCGAAGTTATGAAATAATAAATCTTCAtaacgaatgaggacttcaaaaaaaaagaaacttcgaCCTCGTGAAGTTAAAattcttcattgaagatgcgatGTTATGACATACAAAATCTTCATGATGAATGATGACTTCAAAAAGAAGAAAGTACGACTTCgtgaaattaaaattctttattgAAGATGCGACGTtgtgaaataaaaagtcttcattatgaatgaggacttcaaaaaaagaaacttcGACCTCGTGAACTTAAAattcttcattgaagatgcgaggttatgaaataaaaagtcttcataatgaatgaggacttcaaaaagaaaaagttcGACTCCGTAAAGTTAAAattcttcattgaagatgcgaatttatgaaattgaagtcttcataatgaatgatgacttaaaaagaagaaaaaatcctTCATAgcgaatgaggacttcaaaaAGAAGAAAGAGTGACTTCGTGAAGTTACATAAAATTCTTCATTGAAGAGGGAACGCTATAAAATataaagtcttcataacgaatgaggacttcaaaaAGGAGAAAGTGCGACTTTTTGAAgttaaaagtcttcattgaagatgcgagTTTATGAAATCAATAGTCATCATCCagtatttttcctttttttagatagaaacgaaaaaaactcaTTAAAGTAGACAAAAAACCACGGAAACTGATCTAATAAAATTACCAAACAACAAGACTGCCAAAGGCAAGACACCAAATGAAGGTGTGGCATCACCGATCGGTCATCTTGTGTGATCTACTGTATGACACTGGCACTGAcaatgataatgataataaaGCCGCATCAACATAAATTGATCTCGCCAAAGCACATGTTGTATGTTCTTATTCCAATTATCCACACTTGAGACTGAAGACACACACACATCTAACTGACTGATGACACTGGGGACATCTTGATTCATGGACCAATATGCAAGATCATTTCAGACATCTTTTGAACTAAACTAGATCAGATCTTTCAGTTTCATCGCAGTTGTGGCCAGTACAACTGCTCGAATAAGCTTCCTCAAAAAAAGAACATCGGAAGCTAAAAACGGGGCTGAAGTGTTTGTTTTGTGTAAATTTAATTgagaagaagcaaaaaaaaaagtcaagatcATTGACACACAGAACTTTTTTGATTGGATTATCCATTCGGTGCAAGTATATCAAACTGAAGATGCACTTTAATATGATGACGCGTTTTTGTATGATCAGCATTATTTGCGTCTTGCAAATTGCTATCACATCAGTCAAGTGCAGCGGGTGAGTTAAGaatcaattaaatcaagattgtttttaattaatgaatgaaatattttaaatgatatctcttttttcttcgttatttttttgacatttctgaaTAGAATCTCTGTTTTGAGTCTTTGTTTTGATATAATATATAATCTCCGGATGTTATCGGGTATTAAATTACAGTCTTAGAAActtgtatggtttttttttcgataagttTTCTCttgtttagttgaaaaaaaaaatgtaggtatttgaTACTTTCTTGACCGGAAGCTCAAGAGATCAGACAGAAAAAACAATAAGCACATCACTTAGGGTAAATATTTTAGTTCCCCGAGCCTCCtcttaaataattgttttgatcATGAAAGTGGATTGTCTAGTTATCATTTGTTTTTGAGGAAGTATGATGGAAAGTTCAAgtgtttgtatattttgagttctattgattttaaaagattcaatttgtatacatatttttgcaaatgcaaatgcaagttgacattttttgaaacaaaaatacagtTTTAGATGATCCgacttttaaaacaataaaaaagtttgaaaaatgcAAGACAATctgaaacttaattttaaagtaTTGTGAAATTGAATATAGGGGGTGACTTTTGAAGTTATCTTTGGAGAGATAATTTCAAACGTTGAACTTATTTCTTTCTGCAATATACTTTGATCAATACAAGgagatttaataaattaattgcaTTAATTATAACATGGGTCAAGTGCACTGTGACCCATTAATCTATACGTATGATTTATGATTTATGgaataaatttttcattatacactagaaatgtgaacggaaaAATAAATCTGGATTTTGTACTTAAATATGATAGCTGAATGTATCTCGTCaaagaaaaatggtttaaaaaagaccaaaaataCTAGGTTTTGAAAGTCCGTATTTTATCCAAATTTAGCCGTATTCAAGTTTTGTGACctttatgttgaaagataaagtatcttcctttctcctttacatgttcaatatctataaatgctcaaatgctaaaaacagacgatttattcaaaacataaaaaaattcgtttttttctcttttttgaatagtttttcttaagttttttacaatatatttcaatttgaaatttttttaaaaggaaacaTATCGATAAGAAAtctaattatctacaaaaaattacttaatacaaattttaaaattcggcttgctttccaagttatagacaaaaattcaGCTTTCAGGCGCGATTTCCGAGTCCTTGAGGTCAaagtattttagaaaaaaatagtgggattgtGTGTCCGTTTTGGCTATAAACCAGTGTAATCAGCGATATTTGGGATGTAAGAGAAGGAAAGCAATGGTTCTCAGCTATGGACTTGATTAGTGGCAACTATTCCTATGCCACGCTCCAGTTTCTTTCTGTGGT
Proteins encoded in this region:
- the LOC129907878 gene encoding CD109 antigen isoform X27; the protein is MSRLLAIGLCILQIAILVQCNGLYTIVAPGTLRSKSDYHVSVSVHDAPSACKIKVGLSGPEFDKSETVEVPPKSSKVIMFQVPKLKDGDYNLTAEGLSGIEFKNTTKLNFAAEQVSIYVQTDKATYKPGDKVQYRVLVLDKNTRPAKIDGPVKISINDGARNLIKQLNDVELTKGVYSGELQLSEFPVLGSWNIEVSADGTTETKNFEVDKYVLPKFEVMVEAPKDVAIADGKFSVTVRSKYTFGKPVKGSAVVSVKPSYYSYGDNNEQPTAEKTVKIDGKGRVEFDISKDLKLDKERYTPPLTILAIVEEELTGLKQNSTGTVNLHREKYQIEGIDTPYTYYPGKPVTIKLVVKNLDGSPVQDTKNPVTLTVSPPDYWYRHPIPIEMVAASSSSDGETPTTTIPPPPKSQNYTAILDKNGMAEIEISLPDDKSSTYYSVKANYLDSNSYITSLSKFEKVDTPIDESLKLTVQTKNPALGKDVSIKVQNGKPIPYFVYTIVGRGDIVQSELIEVPENRNYHVFKITPTFQMIPQAKIFIHYVTGTDFNYAEETINFAKDFQNSISIEAPIETKPGADVEIKVNTDPNSYVGLLGVDQSVLLLKSGNDLKKDQIFQDMSRFDSSTPWSFGYGQYPGTQAGVVTMTNANHVFHQIQIMRWSVRSGGNIMPVSMSVPIRGVIKSSASQEIRKTRKLFPETWVFENSKITDGNGITLSKKVPDTITSWVLTGFSLNPETGLAITDEATKMKVFQPFFISTNLPYSVKRGEVIAIPVVIFNYLDKNLDAEITMDNSDHEYSFAEATNEVTESASDDVKRTKTLSVPSNSGQSVSFMIRTNKVGPLSLKISAISPIAGDAIQQTLKVEPEGVTKYVNKAVFMNLGDEKEKSAKVDVDIPENAVEDSEYVELSVVGDLLGPTIKNLDKLIRMPYGCGEQNMVNFVPNILVLKYLTATKQLTPAVEEKAKKFLEIGYQRELQYKHDDGSYSAFGKSDKSGSTWLTAYVVKSFHQAIPFTDIDPKIIEAGLKFLADNQLPSGEFPEVGKVIDSSHSGGSIGLSAYVLLAFLENVESADQYKDVIEKGSSFLEKELASSDDQYSLSIAAQAFLLGKRPESAKKVLAKLDSLAKNDGDRKWWSKTVVSDKSWYGPRSVDAEMTSYVLLAKLKEGNAEEVLPIVRWLISQRNSNGGFASTQDTVIGLEALTKFAEKSGSGTGKMTIAYDAGEKNTGEIAVNPENSLILQTHVLPKTVKEVALNAKGTGSCLAQVSYRYNIADKDNQPRFGVMPVVKSSENDQMVLVVCTDFKPLDGEKESNMAVMEVSLPSGYTANTDSFDKIKEVEGVKRVDSKNSDSALDIYFDKVTPEQTCVSIDAIKSHAVAKQKPAPVSVYDYYDNNKRNTEYYEVASSLCDICQGDDCGAGCAKKN
- the LOC129907878 gene encoding CD109 antigen isoform X24, with product MSRLLAIGLCILQIAILVQCNGLYTIVAPGTLRSKSDYHVSVSVHDAPSACKIKVGLSGPEFDKSETVEVPPKSSKVIMFQVPKLKDGDYNLTAEGLSGIEFKNTTKLNFAAEQVSIYVQTDKATYKPGDKVQYRVLVLDKNTRPAKIDGPVKISINDGARNLIKQLNDVELTKGVYSGELQLSEFPVLGSWNIEVSADGTTETKNFEVDKYVLPKFEVMVEAPKDVAIADGKFSVTVRSKYTFGKPVKGSAVVSVKPSYYSYGDNNEQPTAEKTVKIDGKGRVEFDISKDLKLDKERYTPPLTILAIVEEELTGLKQNSTGTVNLHREKYQIEGIDTPYTYYPGKPVTIKLVVKNLDGSPVQDTKNPVTLTVSPPDYWYRHPIPIEMVAASSSSDGETPTTTIPPPPKSQNYTAILDKNGMAEIEISLPDDKSSTYYSVKANYLDSNSYITSLSKFEKVDTPIDESLKLTVQTKNPALGKDVSIKVQNGKPIPYFVYTIVGRGDIVQSELIEVPENRNYHVFKITPTFQMIPQAKIFIHYVTGTDFNYAEETINFAKDFQNSISIEAPIETKPGADVEIKVNTDPNSYVGLLGVDQSVLLLKSGNDLKKDQIFQDMSRFDSSTPWSFGYGQYPGTQAGVVTMTNANHVFHQMFYYCGQYDCTTPAIFEEALYTESPAELGFSSSGNENNPIVRQEFPESWIVDDIKNTDGNGITLSKKVPDTITSWVLTGFSLNPETGLAITDEATKMKVFQPFFISTNLPYSVKRGEVIAIPVVIFNYLDKNLDAEITMDNSDHEYSFAEATNEVTESASDDVKRTKTLSVPSNSGQSVSFMIRTNKVGPLSLKISAISPIAGDAIQQTLKVEPEGVTKYVNKAVFMNLGDEKEKSAKVDVDIPENAVEDSEYVELSVVGDLLGPTIKNLDKLIRMPYGCGEQNMVNFVPNILVLKYLTATKQLTPAVEEKAKKFLEIGYQRELQYKHDDGSYSAFGKSDKSGSTWLTAYVVKSFHQAIPFTDIDPKIIEAGLKFLADNQLPSGEFPEVGKVIDSSHSGGSIGLSAYVLLAFLENVESADQYKDVIEKGSSFLEKELASSDDQYSLSIAAQAFLLGKRPESAKKVLAKLDSLAKNDGDRKWWSKTVVSDKSWYGPRSVDAEMTSYVLLAKLKEGNAEEVLPIVRWLISQRNSNGGFASTQDTVIGLEALTKFAEKSGSGTGKMTIAYDAGEKNTGEIAVNPENSLILQTHVLPKTVKEVALNAKGTGSCLAQVSYRYNIADKDNQPRFGVMPVVKSSENDQMVLVVCTDFKPLDGEKESNMAVMEVSLPSGYTANTDSFDKIKEVEGVKRVDSKNSDSALDIYFDKVTPEQTCVSIDAIKSHAVAKQKPAPVSVYDYYDNNKRNTEYYEVASSLCDICQGDDCGAGCAKKN